In Ornithodoros turicata isolate Travis chromosome 1, ASM3712646v1, whole genome shotgun sequence, the DNA window GTCAATGTCCCATAGCAAATTTGTTCCTGGGGTCACTCCAGAGCCCGAGGTCTTAATGTATTGTGGAACGTTTGTGATTACCCCAGGACCAAGGGCTACCCCAACCGTCCCATAATACATTAAGACCTCAGGCTCTGGGGTAACCCTGGAACAAATTTGCAGTAGGGCCGGGGTAACCCAAGTAGGTCCTCAGACAGCACTGTCGTATATCTGTATGTACTGCTGGGGTCCTGTGAGCAGTTCCTCAGATTCTTTGCGGGCCACATCGCGACCTTTGTCACAACCCAGGACAGGTTGAGGTGACGCCAGGGACTCTAGGGCTAAGACCTAGGGGTAAGGGTTCCTACAGTAACACCAGAAAGTCTGGGTGTACCACAGAACATTTCAGGGTAAGCACATGGTTTGTTAGGGTATCCCCAGGACGTCTTAGGGTAACCGAGGACGTCTTGGGCTTACCCCAGAGTTCCTTGGGGTAGCCCTATGGCGTCTTGGGGTAACCTTAGGAGTTGCTGGGGTTATCTCAGCAGAACCTCAGAActtctgaggtaacctcaagaTTTTCTGAGGTTACATCAGACCTTTTTTCAATGGGGAAGGTCGCTTTCGACAGGAATATCCATGTATAAAGATGGTACATTGTTAAAAGCGGATCTGTATTCTACCCAACAGACGGATTTCTTTTACTTGCAGAGTCCAGTGAACGTGTTGGTGAAGGAATACTTCGTCAGTGCGGGAATATGACTTTACTGGGGACGTCCAAACCACTATTCATACCAGTAACACAGGTGCGCGCCACTACTTTCTGAACTCTTTTGATACCACCAGATATACTCAGTGCACTGCATTGTAGTACACATATATTTTCTAAGTAGGACCCTGTACCGATGACCGAAGATATGCTAGAAGAGCACGCTGAGGCCCTAGTGCAGTTGGGGAGCAATCCGGAAGGTGCAGCTCTTCGAGCACGTATGCAGAGTGCTTGCCTTCTCTCAGATATGGAAGCCTTCAAGGTGCAGCTCTACTTCCATAGGATATGTCTGTGATTAAAAATACCGtgcatgatctcagttgtctcgcgacgtaaacacccaattatcaATTATCAATCAAAAATACCGTGCAGGCAGTACTGCTGGGGGTCGGGCGACTTTGGCTTTAAGGGGTGTCTTCTAGGACAGTATGCCAATGCTCACGCAATAGAATTCAACCAACTCCCTAAGGAACGCCTTTCCATTTCGCATCGTTGCAAATCATTCAACTCTGTTGGAAGACTTTCAAAACCTGTAAAAGTTCATGAAAACGGTAACTGGACCGTTGTCCTTTAAAGGGAAGAGTTATCCAAGCATGACGTCCCGATACCCGACACGGAACAGGTCTtcatgacgtttctcggatGGGAGGAACCTTGGTGACCAGTAATGTTTATAGCGCAATAGGATGGTCGTGAACCTCGCGAAGCGTAAAAGCACGGCGGCGGTATCTTTTACTGCCAAGGTACGATGGGAGAACGTGCAGGGAAAGCAAGAGATAGCAAAACGTAGCAATAGGGCCTTTAGTACGTAAACGAACGAGGATGGGGGAAGAAAATTACAGAGAGACCCGTTCAGTCTGGGACGTTCACATGCTCAGATTTTCTTGTCATTATGCTCTGTGTATTGTTGCAAAGTGTTAGCATTTCTGAGGCATGGTGTTTTCTATAGGCTGCTAACCCTGGAGCTAGCCTGGGAGATTTTGTTCGTTGGTACTCTCCTCGTGACTGGATTGCGGCCGTGATAGACGAAGTGTCTGGCGAGGTGTTACAGGAAGGCCACCTTAGTCCGCGAATGCAGCTGCCAGGGAACACATGGCAGGAAGTATGGGATACGGCGCGACCTGTGCCCGCGCATCGCCAGAAACGTCTCTTTGATGACACCAAGGAAGCTGAGAAGGTGAAGCACCATACGTCGCTTCAAAACGTTTATTCCCATCATCTTccgatgtatttttttttttcgcgtgtcTCGTCGTTTCATTGTTTCTTATTGCTTTCCCCATTGTTCGGACGTATTCAAAGTTGCTCAAGTTCTTCGTTATTTGATGCGTACTATACTTGATAAAAATTAGATTGCTgtaggatttaaaaaaaaattcagccATATCCTGTAAATCCAGAATGATATACAATGGGCTGCAGAAGTTCGTAAGTTTTGGGTTATACGTAGCTTCACGCGAAACTATTCCAGGTGCTCCACTACTTGCTTTCCATGGGCCCTGCTTCCATTGCGAGCCAACTCATGCCAGTTCTGGTACATTGTGCTCTGGCACAAATTGTTCAAAAGGGTACGCATTATCAGCCTTCTCGCAGTATCTGTTATATTAGTACATCGTGCAAATTTACGTGGCATTATTTGCACGCTTTCTATACTCAAATCTCTCTAACTAGCTTCCAAGGGGCCTCCGTCTCTGGTTAGAACTCTGGATCAAACCATTACGAAGACCAGCGCACAGCTCAGAGGGAAAACGCCCAAGTACAAGGTATAATGCTGTTTCAAACGGAATTAGTTAATTGGTTTGCTCGAGGCACTGTTCGAAACACTACGATTACGCTTGCGTTTCAAAGGGTGCCGCATTAGAGGAAACacacaccagcggcatggccgagtgggctaaggcgtccgctcgttggtggtaaccaaggtcgtgctgtagactgggaggtggtgggttcgaatcctaccgccggctgtgctgtctgaggttttccctgggttttccgaagactttccagacgaatgtcggcacagttccccctgaagtcggcccaggacgcatactaatccccctgtcccccactccttcctgctgtcctctctccgtctgtccacatctgtacgccgctcatagccactgttgcttcgcggcgctaacacgcaatcaaaaaaagaggaaacacACGGAGGAGCTCGCAGTCCCTTCGAAACCAAAAGGGCGCACTGCGGTCGTGTCGCTTCCGTGAACACTTTTCATTGTCATCGCCACTTCAAGATTGCCCTCAGCCTTGATACGAAATTCTGCATGTGGAACACATCTCGAGTTGTTTTTGGCCACGCTCAGGAAAGGAACAAGAGCTCTCCAGTAAGGCGCCAAACGAATACCTGGTCGATGGTAATGGTTTCCAACCGGTGTTGTTCAAATAAGTTCTTTCGCGTGATGGTATTTGTGTTCATTTActtggtgtgtgtgtgcgtgcatgcatgcatgctgTACTTGTTGGTTTTAGTATCTAAAggccaacctccatggagcgtcTTTTCTTGCGATGAAGTTCGCGCTGCAAACTGCCgtgcgcgttccgccgccagtttgCGGACAGAACACATATTAAACATTGGACACGCTCAGACctagcactgggaacgaggCTGGTAACGGAAGTGCAGCTGGTGCAGCAACGGTTGTTTCGCTTGTCGCAAGCCTTCTGCCGTGGCGCACCAACCTAACCAACGGCTTCGCCGTCTGTTAGCCTAACTGGCctaactaacctaacctcacttgGAAATTTACGAATAACAGCGCAATTCAATACTAGCATACGCGCAACTTCcggttggcctcgttcccagggtcaAGATGGCGGCTTGTCCAGTGTTGAATTTGTATGGTTTCCCCAGTGCGCTGGCACCAGCTCCCTGCATGCGACGAAAAACCAGCCTTGctctgatgtcactgttgctAGAGCACAAAGTGAGAGATTGGTGAAATCAGTCGTTCGAAAGCGTGCACCTAATGTCAAAAAGTTTACAACTAGATGCAACGTCTAAAAACGGTGTCCAGTAATGCACCGAAAGGCGTATTCAATACCGctaaaggaaaaggaaaaggtgtttcttggcagagaatgcctggcACCGATGTTTCACCGCAGGCAGGTTTCAGATGCGACTGTGCTGGGAGGAGCATGGCGGGCCATCCCAGCCCTCGGCATAGTGAGACACAGTCAGTGGCGGATTTTCATCGGTTCTTCGATGTGGAGAACTATACGCGCATTATATTACTTGTGCTGACTACGTCATCCTCTTTCCTCTCTTCAGGAGGTTCTACGGTTGCTATACGACGCAGAAGTTGCCATAGTTCAGGGGGAAAGCTTGCGACAGAAATTCGATCAGATTCAGCACACTGAAGCGTCAAGTGCTGGAACTTCCGATAAGCAGCAGCCTTCGGCGGCTAAGCGCCGGCAGAGTTCGGGCAGCAGTCCAGAGAGCGAGTTCGAAAGCTTTGTCATGGACTTGCTTGACAAACCCGAGGTTGACGTACCTGGTGCTGGGAAGGGACCAGTTGGGAAGGTGCTCTCTAAGCTGTTTACGGATTCGCAGAAGGTGGGTAATGCACACCAGTTGTACAGTGGTCTGCGAAACATTTTCCGGAAGCAGACAAcagaacagagactgttcttctgctgGTAGGGTGACCTATAGGAGAACAGTTTCTGCTCGAAATATCGTTCTCCGTTGGAGAGGTTTCGGACGTGGAATTTACTTTCGACTGTGGCTTTCGTGATGTTAATGAGTTGACGAGTTTCACTGGTAAGTTGGAGCACTAGTGGAAAACTTGCGAAACAGCTGAAGAACCCCTCGCAGACGACGCTGATGGCCGTTGCTTGGTGATCGAGCGTGTTTAATAGTGTTGGGACGAAATTGGTGGAAGAGTCTCTGCAGATTTTCCGGCGCTGTACACACGGACACGCTATGCTTCGTAACGTCAAAACGTGACATGAAATTTCTTAAGTGTCAGCCGCGTAAACGATCGGAAAGTCATAAATTCAACGTGAAAAAGTAATTGGTACAAAAATTGCCCTTGCAGGCTAATAAGAGCCGATTCCAGGGCGTCCCTAGTCAAACATTGTTTCGAATCGTTTGAATGTGAAGCTAGAAACCATGAAAGCATGTTTTCCCAGTGTCTCGAGTTCACTGTCCACATTAACGAGCACCTTCTGACATTTCTAGGTGGCTGACACAACGTCGGAAGTGGAACATATTTCCGAGTATAAATTTCCAGTTCCTGTTGGACGCGAGTACATTTTAAGGGCTCGTCATGCACGTCCCACTCCAGCTTCACGGCCCATGCCCCAGCGAATGTATTGTGTCATGGCAGGGAATGACTTCAGACTCGCTGGAGCATTTACGAACGATCTGGTATTTTACTAACTCTACTGTATCGCGGTGGTGGTATAAAATGTACATACTAACACAATAAAATGAATATCTATCTTGATCTCGAATACTTGTATGTAGAGCGTTTCCCAAGCAAGTACAGCATTTGTAATGGCTCCCGGTTGTAAGGCTGTGGTAAGCGTTATCTTCTTATTAAAGTTCGATATTCTCTGCTTGGAGATCGGAGcagaaaattatttcttttttcactgCCGTGCTTGTCATACGACTGAGCGCCTTGTTCTCTACTAGGAGGAGGCCATGCACCGCGACGGTTCATGTTTGGTGATGTTGCCTGCAAGATACATATTTTACGAGATGATTTTTTACTGACTCCACGAGTGTATGGCGTATACTCTTCAAAATGTTGCGTGTGATGTGTTCAGTACGTAGTATTCGGCGGTGTGTCTGGGTACGCCATAAGCGATTTCTCGTCCATTCCGCTACTACGTATAGCCTCGCGATTTTGGTCGCGAAAAATTATTCAAATTAAAAGATTCAAGATATTCAGGTGGAGGCCGGGACCTCCACGTGCGGAGAAGCCGGAGATACAATGTCAGCAAAAGTAATCTGGCAGAACAGTGTCAACATGCGTGAGGATGACAGCTACACCCCTTGCCCGACGGGATTGTGGCAGGCAGCTGTCGATGTCATACATAGGTTCGCGTGTACATGTATAGCACGGCCCGTACCTTCCTTGTTCGCATCGCCGTGTGTTTAGGTTGCTGACTGTAGTGTTGCCTAACCTATCATTGCACTGGAGGGTGCTAACTTCGATCTTGCTAACTTTGCGGACTTTAGCGGTACGCTTTATCAGTTCTGTACATGTTGAATGCGAGTTGTGTGCTTTAGTACGCTTCCTCCTCAttaatttcctcctctccaaaGTAATCGCAGAGTTCATGCCGATGCTGCTTAGGGGTTAACTTTGCCCGTTGTCGTACTGTGTACATCGCTCATGTGAATTGCACTCGTTGTAAATCTGTTGCAAATATAGATTGTTGAAGCAGCAGTGTACGTAGAGCTCGAGAGTCCTACAGACGCCAGGCGCATGAGTAGTTTTGATACGCATGCGAGGAATTCCGTGTTTACTCGCACAAGTAACGCACTTACGAAAACGTAGCGCCATAAAGAGGGTGCATTAACTACGCGATGAAAAAATGTGTACACTCCAGGTACACTCGACACAAGGTGCATTCGAGTCGGTGTCCCCGGAACCGGCAGGCGCTTCCTCGTCGTCATTCGAATCAGCTCCTTGCATACGAGGTCGTCATCTGTTCCGTCAAGCGCCGAAGAAATTTCAGTTGTTTTCACGGTGACGTCGGGAGACATGAGGTGCCGCGACAGAACGATCCGCTCACAAACCGTCTGTAGTGGCAGCATTATTCGTGAGATCGTGTTCCGCGGCCGTCATCCACGCCGTACATGCGTCGGACGTTCTCTCTAATGTGTTTCCAGAAATATCCGACGCTTGCATTGTACACCAAAATCAGTCCTGCCGGTATCACTGCAATGTCGGTCTGACACTCTGCGAGCTTCACTGGAACCGGTGCGTTTACGAAAGCATTCGACCTACGATTGGGAAACCGAAAATTACGTGAACAAAGGGAGCCTCATCGATCACGATCACGTTCTCTGCTCCAGATATCGAATGTTTTCATCTCATTGGCGGTCAGCATGGTCTGCACAGCACTTCCCCACTTCTACAAAACGTGACGCAATACTGGGGCGGGCTCACTTTACAGTGGCCGTAGCCGTGTTGCAGAAGTCAGGGTGCGTTAAATATGTGAGGAGCCTCCAGTATTTCTGGTCCTACAGACTACGCTGGCTAGCTGTAGCTGCCTTTTGTGTACAGTTTATTAAACCTTTGTCTTCTTCCTCATTATCCACATTACAAGTGACTAATCCCATGTTTGAAAGAAAGTTACATTTCTCACTGTACAGACAGAAGCAGAGGggtataaatataaatatagaACAGCACACGAACCACTGCTATCTTGGAGGCAGTGGCAGCATCGGCACAAAAGTGCTGTGTTGTGTTCGGAAACATGCTGCTTCCTAGATACCTCATCATCCTTTAAAATTTGCACACCGCTATCAGCCAGTGTCAGTAACACAGTTTGCTTTTAATGCATCTTGCAGCTCCAAAACAGATACCCGATCTACCTAGTGCACATGTAAGGACAACCAAATGCTTCTTTGTCTTTGCACCAGTGGTTTTCGAACACTTTTGACATCACAGATCTGTGAGGTAAAATTGAACTATGTCCGGGAGTTCTGTCCATCTTGAACCTGTACCTTTCAACAGTTGCTGGGTTTAAACCCAGAGTAGAGCAAGTGCTTTCCAAATTTGTTCTGTTGGTACAACATTTTATTCTCATTTATAACCACTTAAGTGAAGCAATTTGGGCAATGTGATCAGATGGAAAGACAATGCTGGGAAGGGCTTGGTGACAGGTTATTTCCTCGTGTGAAGGCATTGGTACCACTTCGTCAACAGCAAGTTTTTGGTCTTCAAAGAAGATATAATCCAGGCAACCTTGGAAACCGGTGGTGTAATTTGTATATTCTGGTGTCCCACATGCACTCTTCAAGGGTATGGTTTGCACTGCTTCCAAACCACTTACAGCCTCTACGACATCTGTTAAAAAATGAGCCAATGACCACCTCAAACATGTAACATGTATAGAGCATTTGAGCTACACATGCACACAGGCTTTTGAAAGGGTTCAGGGAGGAGAATGAGAAGGAGCTCCTCGACTGCCCTCTCAGCAGTCAGCAGTCACAGAGGTCTCTCTCAGACTCCTTCCTGTATCTGTCGATATGACCTGTCCACCACTGGATTTATTCAAGCCCTTCGGAAGGCCATACATTTTGACGTGTTACACGAACACTGGGAGTGAAACAGTCAAAAACCTGCATGCAATGCCCACTGAAGTTTTATTAGTCTACAACAACAGGCAGGGCTACTTACTGCTCTGCCAGTCTGGTGAAGACTCGGATACATGTCCTGTAGTCATTAATTTGTACACTCCGAATTCAGGGCAGCTGTTGAAATCCCCAGCAAATACCACAGCAGGTGATACACCATACTGAAAATGTGTGAGTGGGAGATTAAGGTTTATGCATGGCCTTGCATCACATAATCACAGCCAgctcaccttctctgtatattctgTACACAGCCACTGAATAGTTCGTATGCAACAATAAGCCTGAAGCAGCCGAATATGGTCAGAGTCTGGATGAAAATATAAGTGTGTGTTGGCAACTAAAAGAAATCTATTTTTATTCTCCACACATTCCAGAAGCACCACCTGAAAGGCACCAAAAAAGTGTCATGAAACAGGGAGAAATACGTACAGCACAGTTTTAAAGTGACTATTATTGACTGGTTCAGTGATAACTGCATCTGCTCGGGTTGTTCCGTACCGTACCATTTAGAACCGTGAAAGTTGTATGTAACTTTGTAGTAATGTGCTTTTAGTAACTGTTATTCAGTTACCTACTTTCCAGAGTTAATTCTGACAACCATAACACAGAAAAGCCATTAGTATTGGCGTTGTTCAACCACTTACCTGCAAAGCAGTGGGGAGGTTTAGCATCCTGTCCCGCAGCTGTGTATTTTGGTTAATGCTATACAGTATATCGGATAAGTATGTCACCTCAGCGAGGGTTTTTGATAAAATTATACTTTCTTTCTCCAAACATCTGTAAAGTATACCAATAGGATTGAATACATAATAAAGCTCAGAACTGAAAGCGATTATGCTAGTGTAGATAGTGATTATGGTACCGGAATTTTGATGCTCTGTAAAAGCAAGCcattccttccgctaaattgcCCCCCTTCTCTGTGTAGAAACCATTCAGGCCACTGGCATTAAACAGAGGTTCCAGGTCATACTGATAGACTTTTCTGTCCACTTCCTGGAGGCAAATTACATCACCTCTGTAACCTACAAGAACAATTCATGGTGAAGAAAGTAAGCTCCTAAACAGTGCTGGTTCGTGGACGTGGTCAAAAGTAGAGGAAACAACTGTGTGCTCTACTTCAgtccatgttcatatttttgctTAATTCTGTTAGCGAAACGCTCGTTCAATCTTGCTTGCAGCTTTGGTCCTAATTTTCGCCAGTGTTTGTCCCCTTTCAGATTGTACAGCACAACCCCACCTGTTGAAAAGGAGGATACCACAATGGTACAGACTTCATGCACGCTGCATGCACTGTTGCCCTTATTATAAGGCACTTTCGCCTCTGAATTATTTAAACCTTCCTGTGGTTGAGCGGAATACTGTACACAGCTCTCTGCTGTTCTTGTTAACAACTTTGCATTTGTAGTTGTAATCTGGTATTCAAAAATGCACAAACCTTTGCCAAAATTAAGATCAAATGTGCAAGGATCACTGCAGAAGCATTTCACACCCCAGACTTTGAAACCAACACAAGATAGCAACCCATTGTTCTCCAAGGCGTAAAAGGTGCCTAGCTGTGGAGCCTTGTGTGAAATGTAGAACTGCCTGCCCCAGAAAAAAGGTAATGCAGCGAACGATGATGACGACACAAGATGTCGGCTTGTGTTATGTCGTCGTCTTTGTAGGGTTCCGTGTCTCAGGGTATTCCTCCATCATCATGCTTTACCAGCTAGCGTGTGCCTTGTCCCTTCTATATAAATAGGTTAAAATAAACAACCTTGCCTATCGTTGCAGTTGCTACACCACCTCCTTTTATCTCTCCTCCAAAAATAATTTGAAAACCGACAAAGAATTTAGATATCCCAGTGTACACACACGTCCTTCTAGCATCCTTGGCCTTGGGAAAAGTGTACAAACTCCATGTGCAAGTTGCGCATTGTATATTCATGTTACCAGTGTATTTCAACCTACCTAGTATTTCTTTAACTAGAAGCAACTTCCGGTAACCTACGTCCAGTGCATAAGGTGGGCAGTATGGAAATAGCACAGCTTTCGTATACTTCGTGTCAGCATAGACATCTGCCAAGATGTTATAAGAGATGCATCGAAAcctattttaggagatatacaAGCTCATTAACATAGCACAACCATATGCCTAGTTTCAACGCCTCGCAGCTCGAAGAGCAGCTTTACCTGCCAGGTTCTGTGTAACTTGTAGTAAATGCATGTCTTGTTTCAAACGGGCATGGCCCTGGTCCTGCCTCAA includes these proteins:
- the LOC135397489 gene encoding 2',5'-phosphodiesterase 12-like; translation: MQRALLVATLPNIQRVIKRCASTSVTMAQKIAIVNYTSERDRIELSFKYGTDDLPERQFNFNRSSDENVGCALTRIATNINSQLEKKTKRKKSKKSAEAEEQPKLQNEVEVTLKYQDEVVGNNQPNNEAWKEGAVLEVGSQKYVVSLNAPSVRSIRLPKVIMAGFPVFPHVELEYADVQHSTALWYKSNIRGQSYPASETRTVSNMHFVNSHEGNLSIIPSSSDIGRHLLLVFTPRSSTKHGIPVEVTSSTSIEAGPGPCPFETRHAFTTSYTEPGRFRCISYNILADVYADTKYTKAVLFPYCPPYALDVGYRKLLLVKEILGYRGDVICLQEVDRKVYQYDLEPLFNASGLNGFYTEKGGNLAEGMACFYRASKFRCLEKESIILSKTLAEVTYLSDILYSINQNTQLRDRMLNLPTALQVVLLECVENKNRFLLVANTHLYFHPDSDHIRLLQAYCCIRTIQWLCTEYTEKYGVSPAVVFAGDFNSCPEFGVYKLMTTGHVSESSPDWQSNVVEAVSGLEAVQTIPLKSACGTPEYTNYTTGFQGCLDYIFFEDQKLAVDEVVPMPSHEEITCHQALPSIVFPSDHIAQIASLKWL